A window of the Electrophorus electricus isolate fEleEle1 chromosome 11, fEleEle1.pri, whole genome shotgun sequence genome harbors these coding sequences:
- the LOC113579917 gene encoding E3 ubiquitin-protein ligase TRIM8-like, with translation MEPIAQTLKCPVCADLLTDPVTLPCGHDFCQTCIRIVWNVNGSDAGSGGPLFCPECQIFLPSNLKLEINTDLQRKVQHASTYEPRKEEAPRTAPSPIMCDHCIDRSSVAVKSCLRCDASLCSAHTLLHQQRAHLRGHTLIEVAEDLLSYKCREHGEDLKLFCQEDQAVVCALCVVAGAHHTHQVVQVQGACSHFKVTTKQASQWSSCILHIPSDLRAIHFDAETAHPKLEVSSDMLEVRWSKQASQEKGDGEHISAEYNVLARESFSSGAPYWEVVIWEKPYWLIGLSYGPSTTSAETDAVMSRSSSYEAFCYIYHGNGKYLVGNGSEETLLPVRKRIKKLGVWVNFQRGTVSFHDADTLTLLHSFSVEFLGPVYPVFNPCMAVDEQNTQPLVLFYLEDQKEGRLQ, from the exons ATGGAACCCATAGCACAAACACTAAAGTGTCCTGTCTGCGCAGACCTGCTCACAGACCCAGTAACGCTTCCCTGCGGACACGACTTCTGCCAGACCTGCATTCGCATCGTCTGGAACGTGAATGGCTCTGATGCGGGTTCAGGAGGACCTCTCTTCTGTCCAGAATGTCAGATCTTTCTTCCATCTAATCTAAAGCTCGAAATCAACACAGATCTTCAGCGAAAGGTGCAGCATGCGAGTACCTATGAGCCCAGGAAGGAAGAGGCACCTCGGACAGCACCATCGCCCATCATGTGTGATCACTGTATTGATAGATCTTCCGTGGCCGTGAAAAGCTGCTTAAGATGTGACGCGTCCCTATGTTCAGCTCACACTCTTcttcaccagcagagggcgcacTTGAGGGGTCATACACTAATTGAAGTGGCCGAGGACCTCCTTTCTTACAAGTGCCGAGAGCATGGTGAAGACCTGAAGCTGTTCTGCCAGGAAGACCAGGCGGTGGTGTGCGCTCTCTGTGTGGTGGCTGGAGCACATCACACTCACCAGGTGGTGCAGGTGCAAGGAGCCTGCTCACACTTCAAG GTCACAACAAAGCAGGCTTCCCAATGGTCGAGCTGTATTTTGCATATCCCTTCAGACCTCAGAGCAATACATTTTGACGCAGAGACGGCACACCCTAAGCTGGAGGTCTCATCGGACATGCTGGAGGTGCGCTGGAGCAAGCAGGCCAGCCAGGAGAAGGGGGATGGAGAGCACATTTCTGCTGAGTACAACGTCCTGGCCAGGGAGTCCTTCTCCAGCGGCGCTCCCTACTGGGAGGTAGTTATCTGGGAAAAGCCGTACTGGCTTATTGGTCTGTCATATGGGCCCAGTACCACGTCAGCGGAGACAGATGCGGTTATGTCCAGGAGCTCCTCGTATGAGGCTTTCTGCTATATCTATCATGGAAATGGAAAATATCTCGTAGGCAACGGTTCTGAAGAGACACTGTTGCCAGTAAGAAAACGGATTAAAAAACTTGGGGTGTGGGTAAACTTCCAAAGAGGAACAGTGTCTTTCCATGATGCTGACACACTGACATTACTCCATTCATTCTCGGTAGAATTCCTGGGGCCCGTCTATCCTGTCTTCAACCCTTGCATGGCTGTCGAtgagcagaacacacagcctCTTGTCTTATTCTACCTTGAAGACCAAAAGGAAGGCAGGTTGCAGTAG
- the si:dkey-191g9.7 gene encoding G protein-regulated inducer of neurite outgrowth 2 has translation MTETGRPLLGQFPPGGAIPCDAAFPNVSVLPVSTSSAELTKASLQPVELQKHSSEAPCSENVLEDSNHTKPNATVAVRSAASPHSIADVHVADRALALREDRDSGTHQKEQSLGANVSCQHRDLGEQSLAPAKLPAQRSLSDSLHTQKGGPALELPCEPSGMSPETSSRPLAGTQAMQPPGGSTTTAFCREGDACSGRPVQQDCPPSASSGSLAAGERSGATKHSRLEEAICWNSCPHVAIEGTFAAYCHPQPISVSPHGAGHSTGQGGGSAMLALPRLIPSIGETGLDGKPVPFCCSLDCDRLGPLRRFGSQQRAEDEGRPPRDVATMTSPVELRDAGVQVGQEHPEGQAQHVFPEVRLSREGPAARRKSPVREVKWDTEGMTWEVYGASVDPEELGLAIQKHLELQIKETAGRAVKLSRQSTVTSHASAGKGQRRRRSLMAALRPPGCCTRTTTAAD, from the coding sequence ATGACGGAGACTGGACGCCCTTTGTTAGGGCAGTTCCCACCAGGGGGTGCCATCCCATGTGATGCTGCATTCCCTAATGTGTCTGTTCTCCCAGTCTCAACGAGCTCGGCAGAGCTGACAAAGGCTTCCCTCCAGCCTGTGGAGCTCCAGAAGCACTCCAGTGAAGCGCCATGCTCAGAGAACGTTCTGGAAGACAGCAACCACACCAAACCAAACGCCACCGTGGCTGTTCGCAGTGCAGCAAGTCCCCACAGTATTGCAGATGTTCACGTAGCGGACCGCGCATTGGCactgagagaagacagagacagtgggaCCCATCAGAAGGAACAGAGCTTGGGAGCAAACGTATCCTGCCAGCACAGAGACCTGGGAGAGCAGAGCCTGGCCCCAGCAAAGCTGCCTGCTCAGAGGAGTCTCTCTgacagcctgcacacacagaaaggggGCCCTGCGTTAGAGCTTCCTTGCGAACCCAGTGGGATGAGTCCAGAAACGTCTAGCCGGCCATTAGCGGGTACGCAGGCCATGCAGCCGCCGGGCGGCAGCACAACCACCGCATTCTGCCGAGAAGGTGACGCCTGCTCAGGCCGCCCAGTCCAGCAGGACTGCCCACCTTCTGCCAGTTCTGGCTCTCTGGCTGCAGGAGAGCGAAGCGGTGCCACGAAACACTCCAGGCTGGAAGAGGCCATCTGCTGGAACTCCTGCCCCCATGTGGCCATCGAGGGCACGTTTGCTGCCTACTGCCACCCCCAGCCCATCTCCGTCTCCCCCCATGGGGCGGGGCACAGCACGGGGCAGGGCGGCGGGTCGGCCATGCTGGCCCTCCCCCGGTTGATTCCCTCCATCGGCGAGACGGGGCTGGATGGCAAGCCTGTGCCCTTCTGCTGCAGCCTGGACTGCGACCGGCTCGGGCCCCTGCGGCGTTTCGGGAGCCAGCAGCGGGCCGAGGACGAGGGCAGGCCCCCCAGGGATGTGGCGACCATGACCTCGCCCGTGGAGCTGAGGGACGCGGGTGTGCAGGTGGGCCAGGAGCACCCGGAGGGCCAGGCCCAGCATGTGTTCCCCGAGGTGCGTCTGTCGCGAGAGGGTCCAGCGGCCCGGAGGAAGTCCCCGGTGCGGGAGGTGAAGTGGGACACGGAAGGCATGACGTGGGAGGTGTACGGGGCGTCCGTGGACCCCGAGGAGCTGGGCCTCGCCATTCAGAAGCACCTGGAGCTGCAAATCAAGGAGACCGCGGGGAGAGCCGTGAAACTGTCGCGCCAGAGCACAGTCACCTCGCACGCCAGCGCCGGGAAGGGACAGCGCAGGAGGCGGAGCCTAATGGCAGCCCTGCGTCCGCCGGGGTGCTGCACACGCACAACAACCGCAGCGGATTGA
- the sprn gene encoding shadow of prion protein: protein MLPPCMQWHFPHRHSRMNRAVATCWIFLLLSAFLCDQVMSKGGRGGARGSARGSARGSRTSRARGSSSVRVAAAAAAGAAVALGTGGWYASAQRRPDDSSERGDDYYSNRTEWELYFARTSCAMSRDFTYSELFSLLLPINFMIP from the exons ATGCTACCGCCCTGCATGCAGTGGCATTTCCCTCACAG GCATTCCAGAATGAACCGGGCTGTGGCCACCTGCTGGATATTCCTGCTTCTCTCAGCTTTCCTGTGTGACCAGGTGATGTCCAaagggggcagagggggtgcCAGGGGCTCTGCCCGCGGGAGTGCGCGTGGAAGCCGCACGTCCCGCGCCCGCGGCTCCTCCTCGGTGCGTGTGGCGGCGGCTGCCGCTGCCGGTGCCGCCGTGGCACTGGGCACAGGAGGCTGGTACGCTTCTGCCCAGCGCCGCCCGGATGACAGCTCGGAGCGTGGGGATGATTATTACAGCAACAGAACAGAATGGGAGCTTTACTTTGCCAGGACATCCTGCGCAATGTCCCGTGACTTCACGTACAGTGAACTATTCTCACTACTACTGCCAATAAACTTTATGATTCCTTAA
- the dna2 gene encoding DNA replication ATP-dependent helicase/nuclease DNA2, whose product MSAMVKAKSRKSSMSSGLQSNISMFFSSKMSQKSPRRGTTMCSTANAEVSDEVENLDREITSLLLSPFAIPETPESETRAPATEGPRSPVSRSPRSRSLNCKTNLMASRSSLPQEKRSPKSGDTLEEKNGISRFVSVKRLMGSESLQKTKRPRVRQFQRDFEKESSSPGEDLDTFLQIIRDSPDFQNGTPQKGDSKNTERKSGKVKRILSEKNSEFSTLSEMKMGKLTSEKVYGATVSKHSKDNHLKKHGSNENEKENKFVLVTAPKTNMAEMPSDNQSDLVLSYSSWICDNKKQKSVLSCPVNENKSLKECSEVLAAQEKDLTNSEENFTDLEDSWFDDKMEQSLGELKLQKSNSEKKIPEHVILAAGHKNRYWVLEVQETSGCGNYAEKHLTITCSKTMQHTETCVLKDGWATTAVAVGDIIHLEGERVSGSWVIDNDSGYLVLLPDLLISGTSIANSIRCMRRAVLGEMFKTFDGGSKQMLNGSVVHDVFQKAAMSLDFSLGKLEELASEVLLSPNYLRQMYSLKLTQADMKQEVEEYLPALAEWAKDYLYTSPEAGHKQLPLKLPSDGAPSRNESLSTVIVTDFVDIEENIWCPRFGLKGKLDVTAGVRIQRRGRPCLDRVVPLELKTGKESNSIEHRSQVILYTLMSADRRADAEAGFLIYLKTGSLHPVVANHMDKRELLKLRNTLAQHVGRSLTRVEGRSRMAPIPGIISDQQACKFCPQRRNCALYNRAVEGVLGACPPEAPEGFLRPESEHLRQPHLRYFSHWLLLCSLETLTVESKSSRRGVWLCSAQEREKSGSCMGNLVLAERAAVLTDDVYSHRFQRGQGDHAPVGLLVGDRVVVSDQDSRFIGLATGYVTAVTNTTVTCSLDKNLSKYSLDMVFRLDQDEGAGGLTTHLGNLSMLMENTPTSERLRQLIVEYEPPRFIESLSSVLPRNAKDTVATILKGLNKPQKQAMKKVLLSRDYTLIVGMPGTGKTTTICTLVRILHACGFSVLLTSYTHSAVDNILLKLRKFKIGFLRLGRAHKVHRDVLPFTEEHARARGVRTLQQLEDFYNKELVVATTCMGAKHPIFSRRRFDFCIVDEASQISQPVCLGPLFYAQRFVLVGDHQQLPPIVQNPEARALGMDESLFKRLEHHREAVVQLTVQYRMNSAIMSLSNALMYEGRLECGSERTACAVLDLPCRAAVERELELYVCQPQYSAWVHTALDPQKPVCFLDTSQVPALETVEKGGVSNHMEAALVHTIVSLLIKAGCSAGDIGVIAPYRQQLKAISTLLDVEAFRAVEVNTVDRYQGRDKSVVIVSFVRSHTDGNLGELLKDWRRLNVAITRAKHKLLMIGSAPTLRLYAPLEKLLAHMQQENMVFQLPPAAPEALPRLYLG is encoded by the exons ATGTCGGCGATGGTGAAAGCCAAGTCTCGGAAGAGCTCT ATGAGCAGTGGCCTGCAATCcaacatttccatgtttttttcctcaaag ATGTCACAAAAATCCCCCAGAAGAGGTACAACCATGTGTTCGACTGCAAACGCAGAAGTCTCTGATGAGGTGGAGAATTTGGACAGGGAGATCACAAGCCTTCTGCTCTCCCCCTTCGCCATCCCAGAGACGCCGGAGAGCGAGACACGGGCGCCTGCCACGGAGGGACCCCGCTCGCCCGTTTCTCGTAGCCCACGCTCCAGAAGCTTAAACTGCAAGACCAACCTGATGGCCAGCAGGTCCTCACTGCCGCAGGAAAAGAGGAGCCCGAAATCAGGGGACACTTTGGAAGAGAAAAATGGCATCAGTCGTTTTGTCTCTGTGAAAAGGTTGATGGGTTCTGAGAGCCTCCAGAAGACCAAGCGCCCCAGAGTCAGGCAGTTCCAGAGAGATTTTGAAAAGGAATCCAGCTCACCGGGAGAAGATCTAGACACATTTCTTCAGATCATTCGTGACTCTCCTGATTTTCAAAATGGCACACCGCAGAAAGGTGACTCGAAGAACACTGAGAGGAAGTCTGGCAAAGTTAAGAGGATTCTTTCTGAGAAAAACAGTGAGTTTTCTACCTTGTCAGAAATGAAAATGGGAAAACTGACTTCAGAGAAGGTGTATGGTGCTACTGTCTCTAAACATTCCAAAGATAATCATCTTAAAAAACATGgctcaaatgaaaatgaaaaagaaaataagtttGTCCTCGTTACGGCGCCCAAGACAAACATGGCGGAAATGCCTAGTGACAACCAATCTGACCTTGTATTGTCATATAGTTCTTGGATATGTGataacaaaaagcagaaaagtgTTCTCAGTTGTCcagtaaatgaaaataaatcattGAAGGAATGTTCTGAAGTGCTTGCTGCCCAAGAAAAAGACTTGACAAACTCTGAGGAGAATTTCACTGATCTAGAGGACAGCTGGTTTGATGACAAGATGGAGCAAAGTTTGGGGGAGCTGAAACTTCAGAAGTCCAACTCTGA AAAGAAGATTCCAGAACACGTTATATTGGCTGCTGGTCACAAAAACCGGTACTGGGTTTTGGAGGTGCAAGAGACCTCTGGGTGTGGAAACTACGCCGAGAAACATTTAACGATCACCTGTTCAAAGACCATGCAGCACACAGAGACCTGCGTTCTAAAGGATGGCTG GGCTACCACTGCAGTAGCTGTGGGGGACATCATTCATTTGGAAGGAGAGCGTGTTTCCGGCTCATGGGTGATCGACAACGACTCTGGTTACCTGGTGCTCCTGCCTGATCTGCTTATCTCTGGGACCAGTATCGCGAACAGTATTCGATGCATGAGACGAGCTGTACTTGGAGAGATGTTTAAG ACGTTTGATGGCGGCAGCAAGCAGATGCTGAATGGAAGCGTAGTTCACGACGTCTTCCAAAAAGCTGCCATGTCTTTGGACTTCTCTCTGGGGAAGCTGGAGGAACTCGCCAGTGAAGTGCTTCTCAGTCCTAACTACCTCAGACAAAT GTACAGTCTGAAACTGACTCAAGCAGACATGAAGCAGGAGGTTGAGGAATACCTGCCCGCCCTGGCTGAGTGGGCAAAAGACTACCTCTACACGTCTCCAGAGGCAGGACACAAGCAGCTGCCTCTTAAACT CCCCAGCGACGGAGCACCGAGCAGGAATGAGTCACTCAGCACGGTCATCGTCACCGACTTCGTGGACATCGAGGAGAACATCTGGTGTCCGCGCTTCGGCCTGAAGGGGAAGCTGGACGTGACGGCAGGCGTGAGGATCCAGCGGCGAGGCAGGCCGTGCCTGGACAGGGTCGTGCCCCTGGAGCTGAAGACAGGCAAAGAAAGCAACTCCATCGAGCATCGCAGCCAG GTCATTTTGTATACTCTCATGAGCGCCGACAGACGCGCAGACGCTGAGGCTGGTTTTCTCATCTACCTGAAGACAGGCAGTCTCCACCCTGTAGTGGCCAACCACATGGACAAAAGAG AACTGCTCAAACTGAGGAACACTCTGGCTCAGCATGTTGGCAGGAGCCTCACCAGGGTGGAGGGCCGAAGCCGCATGGCGCCAATACCTGGCATCATCTCGGACCAGCAGGCCTGCAAGTTCTGCCCACAGAGGAGGAACTGTGCCCTGTACAACAG AGCTGTGGAGGGGGTCCTGGGTGCGTGTCCCCCAGAGGCCCCCGAGGGCTTCCTGCGGCCGGAGAGCGAGCACCTGCGCCAGCCCCACCTGCGCTACTTCAGCCACTGGCTGCTGCTCTGCAGCCTCGAGACCCTCACCGTGGAGAGCAAGAGCAGCCGCCGCGGCGTCTGGCTGTGCTCGGCTCAGGAGAG AGAGAAGAGCGGGAGCTGCATGGGGAACCTGGTGCTGGCCGAGCGCGCGGCCGTGCTGACCGACGACGTGTACTCGCACCGCTTCCAGCGCGGGCAGGGAGACCACGCCCCCGTCGGACTCCTCGTCGGGGACAGGGTCGTGGTCAGCGACCAGGACTCTCGCTTTATCGGCCTAGCAACAGGATATGTAACTGCGGTGACCAACACTACGGTGACCTGTTCTTTGGATAA GAATCTCTCCAAGTATTCCTTGGACATGGTGTTCCGGCTGGACCAGGATGAAGGTGCGGGGGGGCTGACCACTCATCTGGGAAACCTCTCCATGCTGATGGAGAACACCCCAACCAG TGAGCGGCTCAGGCAGCTGATCGTGGAGTACGAGCCTCCTCGGTTCATCGAGAGTCTCAGCAGTGTCCTGCCCCGAAATGCCAAGGATACTGTAGCCACCATTCTGAAAG GGCTCAACAAGCCTCAGAAGCAGGCCATGAAGAAGGTGCTACTGTCCAGGGACTACACACTGATCGTGGGCATGCCTGGCACTGGGAAGACCACCACCATTTGTACCCTG GTGCGCATCCTCCACGCGTGCGGCTTCAGCGTTCTCCTCACCAGCTACACTCACTCTGCCGTCGACAACATCCTGCTGAAACTGAGGAAGTTTAAGATCGGCTTCCTGCGCCTGGGCCGCGCCCACAAAGTTCACCGCGACGTCCTGCCCTTCACGGAAGAGCATGCTCGTGCCCGGGGCGTGCGCAccctgcagcagctggaggaCTTCTATAACAAAGAG CTCGTCGTGGCAACCACATGCATGGGGGCGAAGCACCCGATCTTCAGCCGACGCCGCTTTGACTTCTGCATCGTGGACGAGGCGTCTCAGATCAGCCAGCCCGTGTGTCTGGGGCCCCTCTTCTATGCCCAGCGTTTCGTACTTGTGGGGGACCACCAACAGCTGCCCCCCATTGTCCAGAACCCTGAAGCCAG AGCTCTGGGTATGGATGAGAGCCTGTTCAAACGCCTCGAGCACCACAGAGAAGCCGTGGTTCAGCTGACTGTCCAGTACAGGATGAACAG TGCGATCATGTCCCTCAGCAACGCCCTGATGTACGAGGGCAGGCTGGAGTGTGGCTCAGAGCGGACGGCCTGCGCCGTGCTGGATCTGCCCTGCAGGGCAGCGGTAGAGAGGGAGCTGgagctgtatgtgtgtcagCCCCAGTATAGTGCCTGGGTCCACACAGCATTGGATCCCCAAAAGCCTGTCTGCTTCCTGGACACTTCACAG GTTCCTGCTTTAGAGACAGTGGAGAAGGGCGGTGTTAGTAACCACATGGAGGCCGCGCTGGTGCACACCATCGTCAGCCTGCTGATCAAG GCGGGCTGCAGTGCGGGAGACATCGGCGTCATTGCTCCGTACCGGCAGCAGCTGAAGGCTATCTCAACTCTGCTGGACGTGGAGGCCTTCAGGGCTGTGGAGGTCAACACTGTGGACAGGTACCAGGGCCGGGACAAGAGCGTTGTCATCGTCTCCTTTGTCCGGAGCCACACGGACGGCAAC CTGGGTGAGCTGCTGAAGGACTGGCGCAGGTTGAACGTGGCCATCACCAGAGCCAAGCACAAGCTGCTGATGATAGGCTCTGCCCCCACGCTGCGTCTCTACGCTCCTCTGGAGAAGCTCCTCGCCCACATGCAGCAAGAAAACATG GTCTTCCAGCTACCGCCTGCAGCTCCTGAAGCACTGCCAAGACTCTACCTGGGATAA
- the pbld gene encoding phenazine biosynthesis-like domain-containing protein has protein sequence MEIPVFTVDAFTNLPFKGNPAAVCLLENELQDELYQKIAAEMNLSETAFVTKLKPTDDFCSGARLGLRWFTPTNEIALCGHATLAAAAVLFYQKENTNPVVAFETLSGELRVRRRGESLVMDFPLNRPQVQDCNEFKDLIKAAVGAAPVQEVCYCKTTKKLLLCLADTCDRAALASLNPVAETLLRSDHSGKVKSIVVTIRGAAASPPGYDFFSRNFAPWHGIPEDPVTGSAHTVLAAYWAEKLGKKKMLAYQCSRRGGELELELRDNRVDIAGRAVVILQGTLKL, from the exons ATGGAGATTCCAGTGTTTACAGTTGATGCGTTTACTAATCTACCATTCAAAGGCAATCCTGCAGCAGTTTGTCTTCTGGAGAAC GAACTGCAAGATGAGCTTTATCAGAAAATTGCTGCCGAGATGAATTTATCCGAGACCGCATTCGTCACCAAGCTAAAACCAACAGATGACTTCTGTTCAG GCGCGAGACTGGGTTTGCGCTGGTTCACCCCTACAAACGAGATTGCGCTCTGTGGCCACGCGACGCTGGCCGCAGCAGCCGTTCTCTTTTACCAGAAAG AGAATACCAACCCTGTCGTGGCGTTTGAGACTCTGAGCGGAGAGTTGCGGGTCCGACGGCGTGGCGAGTCTTTAGTGATGGACTTTCCCCTCAACAGACCACAGGTTCAG GACTGCAATGAATTCAAAGACCTCATTAAG GCAGCTGTGGGGGCCGCGCCCGTGCAGGAGGTGTGCTACTGTAAGACTACGAAGAAGCTCTTGCTGTGTCTGGCGGACACGTGTGACAG GGCAGCACTTGCGTCTTTGAACCCCGTGGCTGAGACCCTGCTGAGAAGCGATCACAGTGGAAAAGTTAAAAGCATCGTCGTCACGATCAGAGGGGCCGCCGCCTCACCGCCGGGATACGATTTCTTCTCCCGCAACTTTGCCCCCTGGCACGGAATCCCAGAAGACCCGGTGACGG GCTCTGCGCATACAGTCCTTGCTGCCTACTGGGCTGAGAAACTAGGCAAGAAGAAAATGTTGG CATACCAGTGCTCCAGACGCGGCGGAGAACTAGAGCTGGAACTGAGGGACAACAGAGTGGACATCGCTGGGCGAGCAGTGGTCATACTTCAGGGAACCCTCAAACTCTAG
- the mtg1 gene encoding mitochondrial ribosome-associated GTPase 1, with the protein MRLRAGQLGTAGFRSAFDFGQRETARWFPGHMAKGLKQMRARLRSTDCIIEIHDARIPFSGRNPLFQESLDIRPRLLVLNKMDLADTSKKLSVLKQLEREGVKNVLFTDCLKQRDDSVKKIVPLVTKLIESAARFHREENRSYCLMVIGVPNVGKSSLINALRRTNLKKGKASRVGGEPGITKAILTKIQVCERPIIHLLDTPGVLPPNIENIETGMKLALCGTILDHLVGEDVIADYLLFSLNRLQQFGYVERYDLEAPCDDIQHVLKHIAVKLGKTQRVKAITGVGDITMKVPNYTAAAYDFIRAFRKGELGKVMLDL; encoded by the exons ATGCGGCTTCGTGCTGGTCAGCTGGGCACCGCCGGGTTCAGGAGCGCCTTTGACTTCGGGCAGAGGGAGACTGCACGGTGGTTCCCTGGACACATggctaaag GACTAAAGCAAATGCGGGCAAGACTGAGGAGCACTGACTGCATCATTGAAATCCACGATGCAAGA ATACCATTTTCTGGAAGAAATCCCTTGTTTCAAGAAAGTCTGGACATCCGGCCACGTTTACTTGTGCTGAATAAGATGGACCTGGCAGACACATCAAAAAAATTG agTGTTCTGAAACAGCTTGAGAGAGAGGGTGTTAAGAATGTCCTGTTCACTGACTGCCTTAAGCAGAGAGATGACAGTGTTAAAAAG ATCGTTCCTCTCGTCACCAAGCTGATTGAGAGCGCAGCCCGTTTTCACAGAGAAGAG AATAGAAGTTACTGCCTAATGGTCATTGGGGTGCCAAATGTTGGCAAGTCTTCACTAATTAATGCTTTAAGGagaacaaatctaaaaaaag GCAAAGCCTCGAGGGTTGGTGGTGAGCCTGGAATTACCAAAGCCATCCTGACCAAAATCCAG GTTTGTGAAAGACCCATCATACATTTGCTGGACACACCAGGAGTGCTGCCTCCTAACATTGAGAATATAGAAACTGGGATGAAACTTGCTTTATGCG GTACCATATTGGATCACTTAGTTGGTGAGGACGTCATAGCTGATTATCTGCTTTTTTCACTGAACAGGCTACAACAGTTTGG GTATGTGGAGAGGTACGACCTGGAAGCACCGTGTGATGATATCCAGCATGTACTGAAGCATATCGCTGTGAAGTTAGGCAAGACCCAGCGTGTGAAGGCCATCACTGGAGTGG GTGACATTACCATGAAAGTGCCGAACTACACTGCTGCAGCGTATGACTTCATAAGAGCGTTCCGCAAAGGAGAGCTCGGCAAAGTCATGCTGGACTTATGA